The proteins below are encoded in one region of Enhydrobacter sp.:
- a CDS encoding energy transducer TonB, with protein sequence MTPAPSASRAPTSPGRDGAPSRPELLSPAARAGLLALVVFFHVGGGWALTLIDPPPIVVGDAPPMEVRMVSAEAPPQPQIDVPLPEDTPPPELEPELESMVQPPPPDLPPPAFPIHKPPPKPKPQPKPQVAKPHPPQPHPPKEAETAPSPQQATPGPTRPATPKTVGASQVSFLVKPNPVYPARSRRNNEQGVATIRVLIDTTGRPSRVSLERSSGHPALDQSALSAVRAAQFRPYSEGGVPQPVWVLVPIKFVLQ encoded by the coding sequence ATGACCCCGGCACCTTCCGCTTCGCGCGCGCCAACGAGCCCAGGTCGGGACGGCGCGCCCAGTCGGCCCGAGCTGCTGTCGCCGGCCGCGCGGGCGGGATTGCTGGCGCTTGTCGTCTTTTTCCATGTGGGCGGCGGCTGGGCGCTGACCTTGATCGATCCGCCGCCGATCGTGGTGGGCGACGCACCGCCCATGGAGGTCCGCATGGTTTCGGCGGAAGCGCCGCCGCAGCCGCAGATCGATGTTCCCCTGCCCGAGGACACTCCGCCGCCGGAACTGGAGCCGGAGCTCGAGTCGATGGTCCAACCGCCGCCGCCCGATCTTCCGCCGCCGGCCTTTCCGATTCACAAGCCGCCGCCGAAGCCCAAGCCACAGCCAAAGCCTCAAGTGGCCAAGCCCCATCCGCCCCAGCCGCATCCGCCGAAGGAGGCGGAAACCGCGCCAAGCCCGCAGCAAGCGACGCCCGGTCCGACACGGCCGGCCACGCCGAAGACGGTCGGCGCCTCGCAGGTGAGCTTTCTCGTGAAGCCCAATCCGGTCTACCCGGCGCGCTCGCGCCGCAACAACGAGCAGGGTGTGGCGACGATCCGCGTGCTGATCGACACCACCGGCCGGCCGAGCCGCGTCTCGCTCGAAAGATCATCGGGCCATCCGGCGCTCGACCAGTCCGCGCTGAGCGCGGTTCGCGCCGCGCAGTTCCGGCCGTACAGCGAAGGCGGCGTGCCGCAGCCGGTCTGGGTTCTCGTGCCGATCAAATTCGTGTTGCAGTAG
- a CDS encoding DHCW motif cupin fold protein — protein sequence MLMFDIPFGTTDWDGVERTEHAGETGKAYWRTRSFNNIRVRMVEYTPGYLADHWCQKGHVLLVLEGELHTELADGRTVVLKPGQSYQVADGDLAHRSRTDVGAKLFIVD from the coding sequence ATGTTGATGTTCGACATACCGTTCGGCACGACCGACTGGGACGGCGTGGAGCGCACCGAGCATGCCGGCGAGACCGGCAAGGCCTATTGGCGCACCCGCAGCTTCAACAACATCCGCGTGCGCATGGTCGAGTACACGCCGGGCTATCTGGCCGACCATTGGTGCCAGAAGGGCCATGTGCTGCTGGTGCTGGAAGGCGAGTTGCACACCGAGTTGGCCGATGGGCGCACCGTCGTGCTGAAGCCCGGCCAAAGCTACCAAGTCGCCGACGGCGATCTCGCCCATCGCTCGCGCACCGACGTCGGCGCCAAGCTTTTCATCGTGGACTGA
- a CDS encoding biopolymer transporter ExbD gives MAFGSLDRKSASQPMAEINMVPLIDVVLVLLVIFIVTAPLLTNAVKLDLPKATSNADVHKPDKVEFAIDAAGGLFWNGERLTREEAAGRFVEEGKKRPQPEIYLRADQSVPYRYVAEMLADASKAGLSKVAFVSEPVK, from the coding sequence ATGGCGTTCGGCAGTCTCGACCGCAAATCAGCCTCGCAGCCCATGGCCGAGATCAACATGGTGCCGTTGATCGACGTCGTGCTGGTTCTGCTTGTGATCTTCATCGTTACGGCGCCGCTTCTCACCAACGCGGTGAAGCTCGACCTGCCCAAGGCGACATCCAATGCGGACGTGCACAAGCCCGACAAGGTCGAGTTCGCGATCGACGCGGCAGGAGGCCTGTTCTGGAACGGTGAACGGCTGACGCGCGAGGAGGCGGCTGGGCGCTTCGTCGAGGAGGGCAAGAAACGGCCGCAGCCCGAGATCTACCTGCGCGCGGACCAGAGCGTGCCCTATCGCTACGTGGCCGAGATGCTCGCCGACGCATCGAAGGCAGGCCTCAGCAAGGTGGCGTTCGTCAGCGAACCGGTGAAGTAG
- a CDS encoding GNAT family N-acetyltransferase, with protein MDLVVPALAHLDAYADALRRGWSADNIRLEAAAREELERIAADPQAFVASLDDREAKGGPITLPDGSKVARLPGFRRWMWDGAFCGSIGLRWQPGTGALPSYVLGHIGYAVVPWKRRRGYATRALALMLEEARREGLPYVELTTDPDNQPSQKVILSNGGILVERFRSPTCGKEELRFRISLV; from the coding sequence ATGGACTTGGTCGTCCCCGCGCTCGCTCATCTCGATGCCTACGCCGACGCCCTGCGGCGGGGCTGGTCGGCGGACAACATCCGGCTCGAGGCGGCCGCGCGCGAGGAACTGGAAAGGATCGCCGCCGATCCGCAGGCCTTTGTCGCCTCGCTCGACGATCGGGAGGCCAAGGGAGGCCCCATCACGCTCCCGGACGGATCGAAGGTCGCCCGCCTGCCCGGCTTCCGACGCTGGATGTGGGATGGCGCGTTCTGCGGCTCGATCGGATTGCGTTGGCAGCCGGGCACCGGAGCTTTGCCTTCCTACGTGCTGGGCCATATCGGCTACGCGGTCGTGCCGTGGAAGCGCCGCCGGGGATATGCCACGCGAGCCCTCGCCCTGATGCTCGAAGAGGCGCGGCGCGAAGGCCTGCCCTATGTCGAGCTCACGACCGATCCCGACAACCAGCCGTCACAGAAGGTGATCCTGAGCAACGGCGGCATCCTCGTCGAACGCTTCCGCTCGCCCACCTGCGGCAAGGAAGAGCTGCGCTTCCGGATTTCGCTCGTCTAG
- a CDS encoding TetR/AcrR family transcriptional regulator encodes MARAQSSRPYHHGDLREALVAAGGKLLEERGIRGFTLRECARRASVSHAAPAHHFASIDDLLAEIATRGYRELIVAMETEARRAAASPAARLVAQGVGYMAFAAAHPVLFQLMFSREANRFETPALKAAAKAAYHLHLAAVEGVIPRASAEVQQRMADFAWASVHGFITLVLEGQIGDEDSPRALKARGLAMLAAMVEAVVRAGGDP; translated from the coding sequence ATGGCACGAGCGCAATCATCCAGGCCCTATCATCACGGAGATCTGCGCGAGGCGCTGGTGGCCGCCGGCGGCAAGCTGCTGGAGGAACGCGGCATCCGCGGCTTCACCCTGCGCGAATGTGCGCGGCGCGCCTCGGTATCCCACGCCGCGCCCGCTCATCATTTCGCCTCGATCGACGACCTGCTGGCCGAGATCGCCACCCGAGGCTACCGGGAACTCATCGTTGCCATGGAGACCGAGGCGAGGCGGGCGGCCGCGTCGCCGGCCGCCCGGCTGGTTGCCCAGGGCGTCGGCTATATGGCTTTCGCGGCAGCCCATCCGGTGCTGTTCCAGCTCATGTTCAGCCGCGAGGCCAACCGTTTCGAGACGCCGGCCCTGAAGGCGGCCGCGAAAGCCGCCTACCATCTGCACCTCGCGGCAGTGGAGGGCGTCATCCCCAGGGCTTCCGCCGAGGTGCAGCAGCGCATGGCCGATTTTGCCTGGGCCTCGGTTCACGGCTTCATCACCCTGGTGCTGGAAGGCCAGATCGGCGACGAGGATTCGCCGCGCGCACTGAAAGCCCGCGGCCTCGCCATGCTGGCGGCCATGGTCGAAGCCGTGGTCCGCGCCGGCGGCGATCCCTAG
- a CDS encoding MotA/TolQ/ExbB proton channel family protein, which yields MGDTQALGFAHFLTQSDLVIRVLLVILVVMSAISWYLIVMKGISQIVRTNRSRKFLNFFWSATSLEAVQNELSVHGVQEPFGHLTAHSLHAQAHHEKFGAAKLEEAGSQQEFLTRTIKKVLDEETTALDNGLTVLATIGATAPFVGLFGTVWGVYHALVAIGMSGSGMLDKVAGPVGEALIMTGIGLAVALPAVMGYNWLTRSNRVLTAKLDAFAFELLTFLSMGRALQTSAQGRATPKPGSVSLSAVN from the coding sequence ATGGGTGACACACAGGCCTTGGGCTTTGCCCACTTCCTCACACAGTCCGACCTGGTCATCCGGGTCTTGCTCGTGATCCTGGTCGTGATGTCGGCGATCTCCTGGTACCTCATCGTCATGAAGGGCATCAGCCAGATCGTGCGCACGAACCGCAGCCGGAAGTTCCTGAACTTCTTCTGGAGCGCCACCTCGCTCGAGGCGGTTCAGAACGAGCTCAGCGTGCACGGCGTGCAAGAGCCGTTCGGCCATCTCACGGCGCATTCGCTGCATGCCCAGGCGCATCACGAGAAGTTCGGCGCGGCCAAGCTCGAGGAGGCGGGCAGCCAGCAGGAATTCCTCACCCGCACCATCAAGAAGGTGCTCGACGAGGAGACGACGGCGCTCGATAACGGCCTCACCGTCCTCGCCACGATCGGGGCGACGGCGCCTTTCGTCGGGCTGTTCGGCACGGTTTGGGGCGTCTACCACGCCCTGGTCGCGATCGGCATGAGCGGGTCGGGCATGCTCGACAAGGTGGCGGGGCCGGTCGGCGAGGCGCTGATCATGACCGGCATCGGCCTTGCCGTCGCGCTGCCGGCGGTCATGGGCTACAACTGGCTCACCCGTTCCAATCGTGTTCTGACCGCGAAGCTCGATGCCTTTGCCTTCGAGCTGCTGACCTTCCTGTCGATGGGTCGCGCCCTGCAGACCTCGGCCCAGGGCCGCGCCACACCGAAGCCGGGCAGCGTGTCGCTGTCGGCCGTCAACTAA
- a CDS encoding PepSY-associated TM helix domain-containing protein has protein sequence MERDLTTDAAVTKAARPRINRRLAFVRWVRRTHGWFGLWGALLGLIFGASGIWLNHRAVLKLQLPAQKTMNGELALPDPRPRTPDAMAAWLQEALRLGRPANNSRIERARPVPWAERTATGEGGRRPLMQPERWNFNFGGPNHVVQVEYWVGNGSVRVRTVENGFFATLTNLHKGVGMPVPWILLVDTLAGSLLFLSLSGLVLWWETNRRRRLGIAIFGVSVVATLGLALWPLQS, from the coding sequence ATGGAGCGAGACCTGACGACCGACGCCGCTGTCACGAAAGCGGCCCGGCCGCGTATCAATCGCCGGCTGGCATTCGTGCGCTGGGTGCGTCGCACGCACGGCTGGTTCGGCCTGTGGGGCGCCCTGCTTGGCCTGATCTTTGGCGCAAGCGGCATCTGGCTCAATCACCGCGCCGTGCTGAAGCTGCAGCTTCCGGCACAGAAGACGATGAATGGCGAGCTTGCATTGCCCGATCCGCGCCCACGAACGCCGGATGCGATGGCGGCGTGGCTGCAGGAGGCGTTGCGGCTCGGCCGACCCGCCAACAATTCGCGCATCGAGCGGGCCCGCCCCGTGCCATGGGCCGAGCGGACCGCGACAGGTGAGGGCGGCCGGCGGCCGCTCATGCAACCCGAACGCTGGAACTTCAACTTCGGCGGCCCGAACCACGTCGTCCAGGTCGAATATTGGGTGGGTAACGGATCGGTGCGTGTGCGGACGGTGGAGAACGGCTTCTTCGCGACCCTCACCAACCTCCACAAGGGGGTCGGGATGCCGGTCCCCTGGATCCTGCTGGTCGACACGCTGGCGGGAAGTCTGCTCTTCCTGTCGCTGAGCGGGCTCGTCCTGTGGTGGGAGACGAATCGTCGCCGCCGTCTTGGCATTGCCATTTTCGGCGTGTCAGTGGTCGCCACCCTCGGCCTGGCGCTCTGGCCGTTGCAATCCTGA
- a CDS encoding HAD-IA family hydrolase has protein sequence MSNSPVLVLDIDGVVSLGQPGSPTPWYATLKADWGISHDEELAPEFFRTPDFLEVLRGRLDLYAALHGYFEGKGLADRLEEFIAYWFEKDALIDHEVLALADAWRRRTGGRCFAATNQEHHRVAYLRDTVGLGRHFDEIVYSAALGVCKPDRVFFTTAQARMGVAAAQSILFVDDAAANVDGARICGWRAMLYRGSESLAKTLAQWG, from the coding sequence ATGAGCAACAGCCCCGTCCTCGTTCTCGATATCGATGGCGTCGTCTCGCTCGGCCAGCCCGGCTCGCCGACACCGTGGTACGCCACGCTGAAGGCGGACTGGGGGATCAGCCATGACGAGGAGCTGGCGCCCGAATTCTTCCGCACGCCCGACTTTCTCGAAGTGCTGCGCGGACGGCTCGATCTCTATGCCGCCCTGCATGGCTACTTCGAGGGCAAGGGGCTCGCCGACCGGCTCGAGGAGTTCATCGCCTACTGGTTCGAGAAGGATGCCCTCATCGACCACGAGGTGCTGGCGCTCGCGGATGCCTGGCGGCGGCGTACCGGCGGGCGCTGCTTCGCCGCGACCAACCAGGAACACCACCGGGTTGCCTACCTACGCGACACGGTCGGGCTCGGCCGGCATTTCGATGAGATCGTCTACTCGGCGGCGCTCGGCGTCTGCAAGCCGGACCGCGTGTTCTTCACGACGGCGCAGGCGCGCATGGGCGTGGCCGCCGCGCAGTCGATCCTGTTCGTCGACGACGCGGCGGCCAATGTCGACGGCGCCCGCATCTGCGGCTGGCGGGCGATGCTTTATCGTGGATCGGAAAGCCTCGCCAAGACCCTGGCCCAGTGGGGCTGA
- a CDS encoding NAD(P)-dependent oxidoreductase, with the protein MNDRIGFIGVGTMGEPMCRNLARRSGLPVLAADLDKAPLERLAADGVKAAAIDEIVAECRTIFLSLPGGKEVEEVCLGPAGLVAKVPLGCTVVDLSTAPISLARRLYAEFEGRSCAFADAPVARTRQAAIDGTLSIMVGGTVETFARIQPLLGHMASEITHCGGAGAGQAVKILNNMILFQTGVALAEALTIARAHGVDGRILFDTLTKGSADSFALRNHGMKAMLPGIFPERAFSTVYALKDLGYAIAMAEERGVPALGADVARELMERARELGHDKEYWPVLVKAIEDATGRKES; encoded by the coding sequence ATGAACGACCGTATCGGCTTCATCGGCGTCGGCACCATGGGCGAGCCGATGTGCCGCAATCTCGCCCGCAGGAGCGGCTTGCCTGTCCTGGCGGCCGACCTCGACAAGGCGCCGCTCGAGCGGCTGGCGGCCGACGGCGTGAAGGCGGCGGCCATCGACGAGATCGTCGCCGAGTGCCGCACGATCTTCCTCTCGCTGCCCGGCGGCAAGGAGGTCGAGGAGGTTTGCCTCGGCCCAGCCGGGCTGGTCGCGAAGGTTCCGCTGGGATGCACGGTGGTCGATCTCAGCACGGCTCCGATCTCGCTCGCCCGCCGGCTCTATGCCGAGTTCGAGGGCCGGTCCTGCGCCTTCGCCGACGCCCCGGTCGCACGCACGCGCCAGGCGGCGATCGATGGCACCCTGTCGATCATGGTGGGCGGCACGGTCGAGACGTTCGCGCGCATCCAGCCGCTGCTCGGCCACATGGCGAGCGAGATCACCCATTGCGGCGGGGCCGGGGCGGGGCAGGCGGTCAAGATCCTGAACAACATGATCCTGTTCCAGACCGGTGTCGCACTTGCCGAGGCGCTGACCATCGCGCGCGCCCATGGGGTCGATGGCAGGATCCTGTTCGACACGCTGACGAAGGGCTCGGCCGACTCCTTCGCGCTGCGTAACCACGGCATGAAGGCCATGCTGCCGGGCATCTTTCCCGAGCGCGCTTTCTCGACGGTCTACGCCCTGAAGGATCTCGGCTATGCGATCGCAATGGCCGAGGAACGCGGCGTACCGGCGCTGGGCGCCGACGTCGCGCGCGAGCTGATGGAGCGCGCCCGGGAGCTCGGCCACGACAAGGAGTACTGGCCGGTTCTGGTCAAGGCGATCGAGGACGCGACAGGGCGGAAGGAAAGCTGA